The following proteins come from a genomic window of Meles meles chromosome 1, mMelMel3.1 paternal haplotype, whole genome shotgun sequence:
- the LOC123943664 gene encoding guanylate-binding protein 4-like, whose amino-acid sequence MASGPTMTAPICLVENQKEQLTVNPEALEILNNISQPVVVVAIAGLSRTGKSYLMNRLAGQNHGFRLNSTVRSETKGIWMWCVPHSTKKNHTLILLDTEGLGDVKKVDPKNDSWIFALTVLLSSTLIYNSMGTINHQALEQLHYVTELTQLIRAKSSSTSEEVKDSTEFVSFFPDFVWTVRDFTLELKIGEAPITEDEYLEDALKLVPEHGTNPKIQNSNMPRECIRQFFPKRKCFVFDRPTSDRNLLFHLEEVPEDKLDSTFQEQSKKFCTYIFNHTKTKTLREGITVTGSRLGTLLKAYVDAIKKGAVPCLENVVTTLAQRENSVAVQKAADHYSEQMAQRVRLPTDTLQELLDVHADCEREAIAVFMEHSFKDDKREFQKKLVDTIEKKKEDFLQQNEDASFKYCQAIMKQLSEPLKKSISEKTFSIHGGHDLYLKAKRKVELDYKLVPRKGVKANEILQNFLQSQATIEESIVQLDTALNRGAMAIAVERAKKEAAEKEQEQLKQKEDEQRQKMEAQERSFSENLGQLEEKIKKERENFRVMLERMLKHYLQVQEELLNERFGKKSEELNKEINRLKKEIETAKKNDSLLISNAIEVAGKVLIVALPEIFKLFHEGKTVLSEKN is encoded by the exons ATGGCATCTGGACCCACCATGACAGCCCCCATTTGCCTGGTAGAAAACCAGAAAGAGCAGCTGACTGTGAATCCAGAAGCACTAGAGATTCTTAACAATATATCTCAACCTGTGGTGGTGGTGGCCATTGCAGGGCTGTCTCGGACTGGAAAATCCTACTTGATGAACCGCCTGGCGGGGCAGAACCATG GTTTCCGACTGAATTCCACAGTGAGATCTGAAACCAAGGGCATCTGGATGTGGTGTGTGCCCCACTCCACCAAGAAGAACCACACCCTGATCCTTCTGGACACGGAGGGGCTGGGGGATGTGAAAAAG GTCGACCCTAAGAATGACTCATGGATCTTTGCCCTGACTGTGCTTCTGAGCAGCACCTTGATCTACAACAGCATGGGCACCATCAACCACCAGGCCCTGGAGCAGCTGCA CTATGTCACTGAACTAACACAGCTAATCAGGGCAAAATCCTCCTCAACCTCTGAGGAAGTGAAGGACTCCACTGAGTTTGTGAGTTTCTTTCCAGACTTTGTATGGACTGTTCGGGATTTCACCCTGGAGTTGAAGATAGGTGAAGCCCCAATCACCGAAGATGAGTACCTGGAGGATGCCTTGAAGCTGGTTCCAGAGCATG gCACAAATCCCAAAATCCAGAATTCCAACATGCCCAGAGAGTGTATCAGGCAGTTCTTTCCAAAACGGAAGTGCTTCGTCTTTGACCGGCCTACAAGTGACAGAAATCTCTTATTCCATCTTGAGGAGGTGCCAGAAGACAAGCTAGACAGTACTTTCCAGGAGCAATCAAAGAAATTCTGTACCTATATTTTCAATCATACAAAGACCAAGACCCTAAGAGAGGGAATCACTGTCACTGGGAGCC GGCTGGGGACTCTGTTGAAAGCCTATGTGGATGCCATCAAGAAAGGAGCAGTTCCTTGCTTGGAGAACGTGGTGACAACTCTGGCTCAGCGTGAGAACTCAGTGGCCGTGCAGAAGGCAGCTGACCACTACAGCGAGCAGATGGCCCAACGAGTGAGGCTCCCCACAGACACACTCCAGGAGCTCCTGGATGTACATGCAGACTGTGAGAGGGAAGCCATTGCAGTATTCATGGAGCACTCCTTTAAGGATGACAAGCGGGAATTCCAGAAAAAGCTGGTG GACACcattgaaaaaaagaaggaagattttTTGCAGCAGAATGAAGATGCATCTTTCAAATATTGCCAGGCTATAATGAAGCAGCTTTCAGAGCCTCTGAAGAAAAGCATTTCAGAAAAAACTTTCTCTATTCATGGAGGACATGATCTCTacttaaaagcaaagagaaaggttGAACTTGATTATAAACTGGTGCCCAGGAAAGGAGTTAAG GCAAATGAGATCCTCCAGAACTTCCTACAGTCACAGGCAACAATAGAGGAATCCATCGTGCAGTTAGACACAGCCCTTAATAGAGGAGCCATGGCCATAGCAG TGGAGCGGGCCAAAAAGGAGGCAGctgagaaagaacaggaacagcTAAAACAGAAAGAAGATGAGCAACGGCAAAAAATGGAGGCTCAAGAGAGGAGCTTCAGTGAAAACTTGGGCCAGCTGGAAGAgaagataaagaaggaaagagaaaactttcGGGTAATGCTGGAAAGGATGTTGAAGCATTATCTGCAG GTCCAAGAAGAATTGCTTAATGAAAGATTTGGAAAGAAATCTGAGGAATTGAATAAGGAGATAAATCGACTAAAAAAAGAGATTGAGACagcaaaaaaaaatgattcactATTGATTTCAAATGCAATTGAAGTGGCTGGGAAAGTATTAATTGTTGCACTACCTGAAATTTTTAAGCTATTCCATGAAGGGAAGACAGTTctcagtgaaaaaaattaa